The proteins below are encoded in one region of Thermosinus carboxydivorans Nor1:
- the glpA gene encoding anaerobic glycerol-3-phosphate dehydrogenase subunit GlpA: protein MQYATVVVIGGGATGTGILRDLAMRGIKAVLLEQRDLAYGTSSRFHGLLHSGGRYAVKDPESARECIEENRILRRIGRYCVEETEGFFVRLPEDDEKYEQQWVEACSRLGIPAVPISPQEARRLEPCLSPRIKTVYRVPDAAIDGFRLVWQNAASAAKYGGSIRTYSEVIKIEHVNNRVVGVKVRNTLTGETDAIACDYVINAAGPWVGQVGALAGVTVNVKPDRGTLIAFNHRLSNRVINRLRPPSDADIFVPHGTVSILGTTSVPSDRPDDFQVRTEDVLSQLRVGQVLFENLEKYRILRAFAGTRPLYSSDAKGRAAARTFAVIDHAKTDGLYGLISVAGGKLTTYRLMAEKTVDVVCQYLNIKEPCRTALEPLIPEHPPEKINEARRFFPSFGVEKAVARLGSNLDGVLNRLKQDNTARQLVCECELVTLAEIREVAAMDTSFCLDDIRRKTRMGMGTCQGTFCALRSVGAVVAEGLGKDRTPCGLLKDFLQSRRSGIRPVLWGSQLREAELMRAVYGATLNIDGVVRCERK, encoded by the coding sequence ATGCAATATGCTACAGTTGTGGTAATCGGCGGCGGAGCTACCGGGACCGGCATTCTAAGGGACCTAGCAATGCGGGGGATCAAAGCCGTACTGTTGGAACAGCGCGACCTGGCTTATGGCACCAGTTCGCGGTTTCACGGCCTGTTGCACAGCGGTGGTCGGTACGCCGTGAAGGACCCGGAATCGGCACGGGAATGCATTGAGGAAAACCGCATACTGCGCCGCATTGGCCGTTACTGTGTCGAGGAAACAGAAGGCTTTTTCGTCCGGCTGCCGGAAGATGATGAGAAATATGAACAACAGTGGGTTGAAGCATGCAGCCGATTGGGCATCCCGGCTGTTCCAATTTCACCGCAAGAAGCCCGGCGTCTTGAACCTTGTTTATCACCACGGATTAAAACAGTCTACCGTGTCCCTGATGCTGCGATTGACGGTTTTAGATTGGTTTGGCAAAATGCCGCCTCGGCCGCCAAGTACGGCGGCAGTATTCGTACTTATTCTGAAGTCATTAAAATTGAACATGTCAATAACCGGGTAGTCGGGGTGAAGGTAAGGAATACCTTAACGGGGGAAACGGACGCTATTGCCTGCGATTATGTGATTAATGCCGCTGGTCCGTGGGTAGGACAAGTTGGCGCTTTAGCAGGGGTTACGGTAAATGTTAAACCTGATCGTGGGACGCTGATTGCTTTTAATCATCGACTTAGCAACCGAGTAATCAACCGGTTGCGTCCGCCGTCTGACGCCGATATTTTTGTGCCCCACGGTACGGTTTCCATTTTGGGGACGACTTCCGTGCCAAGCGACAGACCAGATGACTTCCAAGTTAGGACGGAAGACGTTCTTAGTCAACTGCGTGTTGGCCAAGTCTTGTTCGAGAACTTAGAGAAGTATCGGATATTGCGGGCGTTTGCTGGAACCCGCCCATTATACAGCTCAGATGCAAAAGGACGGGCTGCTGCTCGCACTTTTGCAGTTATCGACCACGCCAAAACGGATGGGCTATATGGATTGATTAGCGTTGCCGGCGGCAAATTGACGACCTATCGATTGATGGCCGAAAAAACGGTGGATGTTGTTTGCCAGTATTTAAATATAAAAGAACCGTGCCGAACAGCTCTTGAACCTCTTATTCCCGAGCATCCGCCCGAAAAAATTAATGAAGCACGCCGCTTTTTTCCAAGTTTTGGGGTTGAAAAGGCAGTGGCAAGGCTTGGATCAAACCTTGATGGGGTTCTGAACCGGCTTAAGCAGGATAATACTGCCCGACAATTAGTCTGTGAATGCGAACTGGTTACATTGGCTGAAATAAGAGAAGTCGCAGCAATGGATACAAGTTTTTGTCTCGATGATATACGGCGTAAGACGCGCATGGGCATGGGAACTTGTCAGGGGACTTTTTGTGCCTTACGCAGCGTCGGAGCGGTAGTTGCCGAAGGACTAGGAAAAGACAGGACGCCCTGTGGCCTGCTTAAAGATTTTCTACAATCACGCAGGTCAGGAATCCGTCCGGTCTTGTGGGGCAGCCAGCTGCGTGAGGCGGAACTTATGCGGGCCGTTTACGGTGCTACGCTCAATATTGATGGGGTGGTGCGGTGTGAGAGAAAGTGA
- a CDS encoding glycerophosphodiester phosphodiesterase has protein sequence MKTAVGFLSKLLVTVTVAVAVMLVSSINMPAAYAKVKLDMFDLEAHRGGRDVRPENTLISFAYALELGVTTLEMDMQMTKDGHIVISHNPKMSWILARGPNGQYVSRDNPPDIRLMTLAEIKQYDVGVMNPNGGDYYESHGRTQLAVPGTRIPTLEEVFELVNAYGNKTVLFNIETKSYADPADPGYINNPDPAVFVKKVYDIIKRYHMEDRVMLQSFDWRTLKEMQKLDPNITLVALTCEQPSWGRDGLYRQVGEIGSSPWMGGLDIDDFNGDYVKAAKAIGADVISPYFKELSLELVEEAHELGMKVVPWTVNREQDMNMLIDMGVDGIITDKPHVLRSLLIKRGIKVAEPTKAPPGMIYSTGTSVVSGVSKQLAKGGDAAH, from the coding sequence ATGAAAACCGCAGTGGGTTTTTTGTCAAAACTGTTGGTTACAGTAACAGTAGCAGTAGCAGTAATGCTGGTATCTAGCATTAATATGCCTGCTGCTTACGCCAAAGTCAAGCTGGATATGTTTGATTTAGAAGCGCACCGTGGTGGCCGAGATGTCCGACCGGAAAACACCCTGATATCTTTTGCGTATGCATTAGAATTGGGTGTAACCACACTAGAAATGGATATGCAAATGACAAAAGACGGGCATATAGTTATTAGCCATAATCCCAAAATGTCCTGGATATTGGCAAGAGGGCCAAACGGTCAATATGTATCCCGCGACAATCCTCCCGATATCCGTTTAATGACGCTTGCCGAGATTAAGCAGTATGATGTTGGTGTTATGAACCCAAATGGCGGCGATTATTACGAAAGTCACGGCCGTACACAGCTCGCTGTGCCAGGTACCCGGATACCGACTTTGGAAGAAGTTTTCGAGCTGGTCAATGCCTATGGTAACAAGACCGTTTTGTTCAATATTGAAACCAAATCTTATGCCGACCCTGCGGATCCTGGTTATATCAATAATCCCGATCCGGCTGTTTTTGTAAAAAAAGTATATGACATTATCAAGAGATATCACATGGAAGACCGAGTAATGTTACAGTCGTTTGACTGGCGAACTTTAAAAGAAATGCAAAAACTTGATCCTAATATCACACTTGTAGCTCTTACATGTGAGCAACCATCTTGGGGGCGTGACGGTCTTTACCGGCAGGTAGGAGAAATTGGCTCGTCGCCATGGATGGGTGGTCTTGATATTGATGATTTTAATGGCGATTATGTAAAAGCTGCCAAAGCAATTGGCGCGGATGTAATATCTCCCTATTTCAAAGAATTGTCGCTCGAACTAGTTGAGGAAGCTCATGAACTGGGGATGAAAGTGGTACCGTGGACCGTAAATCGGGAACAGGATATGAACATGTTAATTGATATGGGCGTAGACGGCATTATTACAGACAAACCACATGTTTTACGCAGCTTACTTATTAAACGTGGTATTAAAGTAGCTGAACCGACTAAGGCGCCCCCGGGCATGATCTATTCGACCGGCACTTCCGTAGTTTCCGGTGTTTCCAAACAGCTGGCCAAAGGAGGCGACGCAGCACACTAA
- a CDS encoding substrate-binding domain-containing protein, which translates to MNIRCAVCLLIIFLCVLISGCQQNARPYIDFRQKETQAAYNPVEASPKPLRIALASVLSPKETISHYRRIAQYISGRLGFPAVLVQRTTYEELNMLLANGEADVAFSSTGAYSAYRGMVETEILAMAEYQGTTLYMAYVIVPKTSPVEKLDDLRGKVFAFTDPLSYSGHMCIVDYLWQRREVPEKFFSRYIYTYNHDKSVWAVANNLADGASVDSMIYDYVAATSPEIAANVRIIATIGPAPTGPVVIRKNLSPELKAQLRMVFLDMDKDPQMRAALQGLLIDRFVPPQPELYEPLRRLYDRAGGLP; encoded by the coding sequence GTGAATATACGTTGTGCCGTTTGTCTGCTTATCATTTTTTTGTGTGTGCTTATCAGTGGCTGCCAACAAAATGCAAGGCCATATATTGATTTTCGTCAAAAAGAAACTCAGGCTGCCTATAACCCGGTTGAAGCTTCCCCAAAGCCGTTGCGCATTGCCCTGGCTTCCGTGCTGTCGCCGAAGGAGACTATTAGTCACTACCGCAGAATTGCCCAATATATTTCGGGGCGGCTGGGGTTTCCCGCTGTCCTTGTTCAGCGTACCACCTATGAAGAACTGAATATGCTTCTTGCTAATGGCGAAGCGGATGTAGCGTTTTCCTCCACCGGCGCTTACAGTGCTTACCGCGGTATGGTCGAGACGGAAATTCTGGCCATGGCTGAATATCAGGGTACTACTTTATATATGGCGTATGTAATTGTGCCGAAAACCAGCCCCGTGGAAAAATTGGACGACCTTAGGGGAAAAGTTTTTGCCTTTACCGACCCGCTTAGCTATTCCGGTCACATGTGCATCGTCGATTACTTGTGGCAGCGGCGGGAAGTCCCGGAAAAATTTTTTAGCCGGTATATTTATACTTATAATCATGACAAATCGGTGTGGGCAGTGGCGAACAATCTCGCTGACGGCGCCAGTGTCGACAGCATGATTTATGACTATGTGGCCGCAACGAGCCCCGAAATTGCTGCCAATGTGCGGATTATTGCCACCATCGGCCCAGCGCCGACCGGGCCGGTGGTAATACGCAAAAACTTAAGTCCCGAACTGAAAGCACAACTTAGGATGGTTTTTCTTGACATGGATAAAGATCCCCAAATGCGGGCAGCCCTCCAAGGCCTGTTGATCGACCGGTTTGTGCCGCCTCAGCCTGAACTTTATGAACCCCTGCGCCGACTATATGATCGAGCGGGTGGGTTGCCATGA
- a CDS encoding beta/alpha barrel domain-containing protein, with translation MTTKSQLAKIDRNYGMFVIQHLFLMDLEALRTDIK, from the coding sequence ATTACGACCAAATCGCAGCTTGCAAAAATAGACCGCAACTATGGCATGTTTGTTATTCAGCATTTGTTTTTAATGGATTTAGAAGCTTTGCGCACTGATATAAAATAA
- a CDS encoding glycerol-3-phosphate responsive antiterminator: MAGSIVSLLYNSPVIPAVRTPDDFKFALTQTTAPSIILLFGDINMLPDLLAQAKQYHKRLVLHLDLFEGVGKDKAGIQFLARLGVSAVITTKAQLAKIAREQGMIVVQRLFIMDSEAVRTGIHLLSNFKPDALEILPASVPGRVVQKLIRETGLPILAGGLIEGTEDVAEALQKGICAVSTNKRELWKLRF; the protein is encoded by the coding sequence ATGGCGGGCAGCATTGTCAGTTTGTTGTATAACAGCCCCGTTATTCCGGCAGTTCGAACCCCTGATGACTTCAAATTTGCTCTCACTCAAACTACCGCTCCCAGTATTATCCTTTTATTTGGCGACATTAACATGTTGCCTGACTTATTGGCGCAAGCGAAGCAGTATCATAAACGGCTAGTACTACACCTTGACTTGTTTGAAGGAGTCGGTAAAGACAAAGCTGGCATTCAGTTCTTGGCCCGCCTTGGAGTAAGTGCCGTAATTACGACCAAGGCGCAATTGGCCAAGATAGCCCGTGAACAGGGAATGATCGTTGTCCAGCGGCTGTTTATCATGGATTCGGAAGCCGTCAGAACCGGAATTCATTTACTTTCCAATTTCAAGCCTGATGCGCTAGAAATTCTTCCTGCTTCTGTTCCTGGGAGAGTAGTACAGAAGTTAATTAGGGAAACTGGCCTGCCGATTTTGGCCGGTGGGCTTATTGAGGGCACAGAAGATGTGGCCGAGGCGCTACAAAAGGGGATATGCGCCGTGAGTACCAACAAGCGCGAGTTATGGAAGCTTAGGTTTTAA
- a CDS encoding HAMP domain-containing sensor histidine kinase, which translates to MSIYYKVNGIIVGMLLLVGLLVWIVIRQATVDLLGQQMEKRGLEVANYIAALSANDILLDNHYALYERISKTQHNTEDVRYVLITDYTGRILAHTFSDGLPRGLATLRDSGGSSAVIKFDTNEGIIREVMVPIENGDIGFVRVGMSENSTQQLLNKTNRNFFIGIIMMCVIATFLATWLTSLIIRPIRSLADAVAEIQSGNLSARVEAKTGDEVGLLAVAFNQMVAGLKEKEKENNLLLEELRHKEAMRAFLIKKLFTIQEDERKRISRELHDETGQLLASLLAYMKLLLSKLTDQQQKELLQEARDVAVNALEGLRKIAVELRPPVLDDLGVTAAMQKYIQTFSGQQGLKVHFSVPEKQLELDPEVSLALYRILQESLTNIAKHARASNVYVCLSAAGQTVRLVVRDDGLGIDGGLESAGQKNRLGIYGMKERAELLGGSLDIHSENGCGTVVIATLPKILSNVLK; encoded by the coding sequence TTGAGTATCTACTATAAGGTAAACGGCATTATTGTTGGTATGCTGCTGTTGGTAGGGCTGTTGGTATGGATTGTGATCCGTCAGGCCACCGTTGATCTGTTGGGCCAACAAATGGAAAAGCGTGGCCTGGAAGTGGCTAATTATATTGCTGCTCTCAGTGCCAATGATATTTTGCTGGACAACCATTACGCTCTCTATGAACGAATAAGTAAAACACAACACAATACGGAAGACGTAAGGTATGTTCTGATTACCGATTATACTGGCCGCATTCTGGCCCATACATTTTCTGACGGGCTGCCGCGAGGACTGGCAACGCTGAGGGATAGCGGCGGTTCATCAGCGGTAATTAAGTTTGACACCAATGAAGGTATTATCCGGGAAGTAATGGTTCCCATTGAAAACGGGGACATCGGTTTTGTCCGCGTTGGCATGTCGGAAAACAGCACTCAGCAGTTATTAAATAAAACAAACCGCAACTTTTTTATTGGTATTATAATGATGTGTGTTATTGCCACTTTTTTGGCTACATGGCTGACTTCCCTAATTATCAGGCCTATCCGCAGTCTGGCTGACGCTGTTGCTGAAATCCAGAGCGGCAATCTTTCCGCCCGGGTAGAGGCAAAAACGGGCGATGAAGTTGGGCTGTTGGCAGTCGCGTTTAATCAGATGGTCGCCGGTCTCAAGGAGAAAGAAAAGGAAAACAATTTATTGTTGGAAGAGCTCAGGCATAAGGAAGCCATGCGCGCCTTTCTGATAAAAAAACTTTTCACCATTCAGGAGGATGAACGAAAGCGCATATCAAGGGAACTCCATGATGAAACGGGACAGTTGCTGGCGTCGCTACTTGCTTATATGAAACTTTTGCTTTCCAAGCTGACCGACCAACAGCAAAAAGAGCTTTTGCAGGAGGCGCGTGACGTAGCGGTTAACGCGTTGGAAGGCTTGCGAAAAATTGCCGTAGAACTAAGGCCTCCGGTATTGGACGATTTGGGGGTCACAGCGGCTATGCAAAAATATATCCAGACTTTTAGTGGACAACAGGGGTTGAAGGTACATTTTTCTGTTCCGGAGAAACAGCTGGAGTTGGATCCGGAAGTCTCCCTGGCGCTTTACCGCATACTGCAGGAAAGTCTTACAAATATTGCCAAACATGCAAGGGCATCAAATGTCTATGTTTGTTTGTCCGCTGCCGGACAAACAGTAAGGCTGGTTGTCCGGGACGATGGCCTGGGAATTGACGGGGGACTTGAGTCTGCCGGCCAAAAGAACCGGTTAGGAATTTATGGCATGAAAGAACGGGCTGAACTTTTGGGCGGCAGCCTCGACATACATTCGGAAAACGGGTGCGGCACCGTTGTCATTGCTACATTGCCGAAAATTTTGTCTAACGTCCTTAAGTGA
- the glpT gene encoding glycerol-3-phosphate transporter: MSENSKATSTSTAAQAKKGGLFSFFEPAPHIPRLPDAEVAKLYPKYRLQVFMSIFIGYATYYLTRSNFPMAAPHLIRNLGFTTADIGNVRAALGLAYGLSKFVMATWSDRSNPRYFMAAGLFLSGVVNLFFPLTTSVTIMFILMFLNGWFQGMGWPPSGRTMTHWFSVSERGTKMAIWNCAHNIGGGIIAPICIWALFSFGWQGMFYVPAVIAIAISFFIIATLRDTPQSVGLPPIEEYKNDYPVAAKGIDAEKELSVKEILFKYVLNNKYVWTIAIANAFVYCVRYGVVDWAPTYLMHMKQLSVKNAGWGYFIYEYAGIPGTLLAGWLSDKYFRGRRSPVSFIYMIAVLAAVFVYWKNPAGNPLVDIIALATIGFLIYGPVMLIGVSALDMVPKKAAGTAAGFTGLFGYLFGTVGASSGIGYAVKAFGWDAGFYILIGSCLLAMLFLLFTWNYKPTCEADDAACKA, encoded by the coding sequence ATGTCGGAAAATTCTAAGGCTACATCAACATCAACGGCAGCACAAGCGAAAAAAGGTGGGTTGTTCAGTTTTTTTGAACCGGCTCCGCACATACCGCGCTTGCCGGACGCGGAAGTCGCCAAACTGTACCCCAAGTACCGTTTGCAGGTGTTCATGAGCATTTTTATTGGTTATGCAACTTATTATCTCACGCGGAGCAACTTTCCCATGGCGGCTCCGCACCTTATCAGAAATTTAGGTTTTACTACCGCCGATATCGGCAATGTTCGTGCTGCGCTTGGCCTAGCGTATGGCCTGAGCAAGTTTGTCATGGCAACCTGGTCCGACCGCAGCAATCCCCGCTATTTTATGGCCGCTGGCCTGTTTTTGTCCGGGGTCGTGAACCTGTTCTTCCCGCTGACAACCAGTGTTACAATCATGTTTATCCTCATGTTTCTCAATGGCTGGTTCCAGGGGATGGGCTGGCCTCCCAGCGGCCGTACCATGACGCACTGGTTTTCGGTGAGTGAGCGCGGCACCAAGATGGCCATCTGGAACTGCGCCCACAATATTGGCGGCGGCATCATCGCGCCTATCTGTATCTGGGCGTTGTTCTCCTTCGGCTGGCAGGGCATGTTCTACGTACCCGCTGTCATTGCCATCGCCATTAGTTTCTTTATTATTGCTACTTTGCGGGACACGCCGCAGTCAGTTGGCTTGCCGCCCATTGAAGAGTACAAAAATGACTATCCTGTTGCTGCTAAAGGCATTGACGCGGAAAAAGAATTGTCGGTCAAAGAGATTTTGTTTAAATATGTATTGAACAATAAATATGTGTGGACAATTGCTATTGCCAACGCTTTCGTATATTGCGTGCGTTACGGCGTGGTGGACTGGGCTCCAACATACCTTATGCACATGAAACAGCTATCGGTTAAGAACGCCGGCTGGGGTTATTTTATTTACGAGTATGCCGGAATACCAGGAACATTGCTGGCGGGCTGGCTGAGCGACAAATACTTCCGGGGGCGCCGTTCGCCGGTTAGCTTTATTTACATGATTGCAGTGTTGGCCGCCGTGTTTGTTTACTGGAAAAACCCAGCTGGCAACCCGCTGGTGGACATTATCGCCCTGGCGACTATCGGCTTTCTCATTTACGGACCGGTCATGTTGATCGGCGTTAGCGCCCTGGACATGGTACCGAAAAAAGCCGCCGGTACAGCTGCCGGGTTTACCGGATTATTCGGTTATCTCTTTGGGACGGTCGGCGCGAGCTCGGGCATTGGCTACGCCGTGAAAGCCTTCGGATGGGATGCCGGTTTCTACATTCTGATTGGCTCGTGCTTGCTGGCAATGTTGTTCCTGCTGTTTACCTGGAATTACAAGCCGACGTGCGAAGCTGACGATGCCGCCTGCAAGGCGTAG
- a CDS encoding glycerol-3-phosphate responsive antiterminator, which yields MLRSFKPYAIEILAASVPARVIKTLPRETGLLIMAGRLLATPEDVAQTQKNGVLAVSTSLRKLWNDSKTGNEKK from the coding sequence TTGTTGCGCAGTTTTAAGCCGTATGCCATTGAAATTTTAGCTGCCTCAGTCCCGGCCAGAGTTATAAAAACACTGCCCCGCGAAACCGGTCTACTGATCATGGCAGGCAGGTTGCTTGCAACACCTGAAGATGTAGCACAGACACAGAAAAACGGCGTCCTGGCTGTCAGCACAAGTCTGCGTAAGCTGTGGAATGACAGCAAAACAGGCAATGAAAAGAAATAA
- the glpB gene encoding anaerobic glycerol-3-phosphate dehydrogenase subunit GlpB yields MRESDVIVIGGGLAGLMAAATAARQGKKVTLLTKGAGTLTVGSGVIDVLGYVNATAVISPYQSITALSADHPYTIMGRETVEQGLESFLAICREEGYPFTGSLHQNIWLPTVAGTLKPSCLAPESMNPLGMECAAKVVVVGFQGLKDFYPRLVVKGLKHSAPYRSNYHIVGIDLQLTGGRDVTFLDIARRLDTAEGRGSLVKCLSAHVGSGDWVLLPPVLGTEPDYNIWKQLEQELGCRLVELVAPPPAVTGSRLHKLFVRHLRRLGVNIVENAFVRSADCSKHHCRAVISQGLGREREYFADAFILATGGFLGGGIIAEPGRVYEPIMGLPVETYAAWKMWSKHDLFACTGQMFGRTGIRVNRQLNPIDSRGEIVLQNVYLAGKMLAGYDYCLEKSGNGVAVVSGYQAAIMALAGVKGC; encoded by the coding sequence GTGAGAGAAAGTGATGTAATTGTCATCGGCGGTGGCCTGGCAGGGCTTATGGCCGCCGCTACGGCTGCCCGGCAGGGCAAAAAGGTGACACTGTTAACAAAAGGTGCGGGGACATTGACGGTTGGCAGTGGCGTCATAGACGTTTTGGGCTATGTGAATGCCACAGCAGTAATCAGCCCTTATCAGTCAATTACTGCCTTAAGTGCAGATCACCCCTATACGATAATGGGCCGGGAAACCGTAGAGCAGGGACTGGAGAGTTTTTTGGCCATTTGCCGGGAAGAAGGTTACCCTTTTACTGGCAGCTTACATCAAAATATTTGGCTGCCGACTGTCGCAGGTACGCTCAAACCCAGCTGTCTCGCGCCTGAATCGATGAACCCACTGGGTATGGAATGTGCGGCCAAAGTGGTTGTTGTAGGCTTTCAGGGCCTAAAGGACTTTTATCCGCGGCTTGTGGTGAAAGGCCTGAAGCATAGCGCGCCTTACCGCAGTAATTACCATATTGTGGGAATCGACCTGCAGCTGACCGGCGGTCGGGATGTAACTTTCCTGGACATTGCCCGGCGACTGGACACGGCTGAGGGCCGTGGCAGTCTGGTTAAATGTTTGAGCGCCCATGTCGGGTCTGGCGACTGGGTGCTGCTGCCCCCTGTCCTGGGGACGGAACCGGACTATAACATATGGAAACAATTAGAACAAGAACTTGGCTGCCGACTGGTCGAGTTGGTCGCTCCGCCGCCGGCGGTTACCGGAAGCAGGCTGCATAAATTATTTGTACGCCACCTTAGGCGGCTGGGAGTAAATATCGTTGAAAACGCTTTCGTGCGCTCAGCCGATTGCAGCAAGCACCACTGCCGGGCAGTGATATCCCAGGGGTTGGGCCGTGAGCGTGAATATTTTGCCGATGCGTTCATCCTGGCAACAGGCGGGTTCCTAGGCGGGGGGATCATCGCAGAGCCGGGCCGTGTATATGAGCCAATCATGGGGTTGCCAGTAGAAACCTATGCTGCTTGGAAAATGTGGAGCAAACATGATTTGTTTGCTTGTACCGGGCAGATGTTTGGACGAACAGGGATTCGGGTAAACCGACAATTGAACCCTATTGATTCAAGAGGGGAAATCGTATTGCAAAATGTTTATCTAGCTGGCAAGATGCTAGCCGGCTATGATTACTGCCTCGAAAAGTCGGGGAACGGTGTAGCGGTCGTTTCCGGTTATCAGGCAGCAATAATGGCGTTGGCGGGGGTGAAGGGATGCTAA
- a CDS encoding response regulator, whose amino-acid sequence MLADDHAVLRAGLKLLLNNEPDFTVVGEAADGQQVLRLLERETADVLILDLAMPVMGGLEVIRELKSRGCQIKILVLTMHEDEQYLKEAMRAGALGYVEKKAVDTELFQAIRTVAKGRRYLNPAKTQELLGSLLAGAAAHAADDPYTLLSFREREVLKYMVRGYSLSEIAKMLCISVKTVDTHKTRIMNKLGYTEKSQLVEYALKHGLLTTKLTP is encoded by the coding sequence ATCCTGGCCGATGACCATGCGGTTCTTCGGGCTGGTCTGAAACTACTGCTCAATAATGAGCCGGACTTTACTGTCGTGGGTGAGGCGGCCGACGGGCAGCAAGTGCTGCGTTTGCTGGAAAGAGAAACGGCAGACGTATTGATACTCGACTTGGCTATGCCTGTCATGGGTGGGCTGGAAGTCATCAGGGAGCTTAAGAGCCGGGGCTGCCAGATAAAAATCTTGGTGCTCACGATGCATGAAGATGAACAGTATTTAAAAGAGGCAATGCGGGCGGGGGCGTTAGGATATGTGGAAAAGAAAGCCGTCGATACGGAACTATTTCAGGCAATCCGGACGGTCGCTAAAGGACGGCGGTACTTAAACCCAGCCAAGACTCAGGAACTGCTGGGCAGTCTCTTGGCAGGCGCTGCCGCACACGCGGCCGATGATCCTTACACGCTGTTGAGCTTTCGGGAGCGGGAAGTGCTTAAATATATGGTTAGAGGCTATTCATTGAGCGAGATTGCGAAAATGTTATGTATCAGCGTTAAGACGGTGGATACGCACAAGACCAGGATTATGAATAAGCTAGGATATACGGAAAAAAGCCAGTTGGTGGAATATGCCTTAAAGCATGGGCTATTGACAACAAAATTAACCCCGTAG
- a CDS encoding anaerobic glycerol-3-phosphate dehydrogenase subunit C, with product MLKHKCLDQCIACTACTVQCPVTAAAREFAGPKMVGPALERFRLFDQDIEISADYCTNCKNCDITCPSSVPVSLFSTLAKAQYRRQNGKSLRDWILVNGEMFARLASPVASFANITMNNAVVRTMLRAVGIADRPLPKYAEKNFYRQFAELKQQRFPDKVVFFPGCYIGYNDPRVGMDLVAILQASRYEVIVPDVVCCGTPAVANGYLELAEEKARRNLRELRRWAREGWPIVTCCTSCGLTLRQEYCELFRANGADEVASQHYDAGEFLLEMLEQGRLNSEFIPLAGKYLYHAPCHLRAQGIGLPSLELLQSIPGCEVNVADAGCCGIAGSYGFKKDKYDIAMKIGERLFTKIKDSQADMVVTECGTCRIQIEYATGVKAVHPVSLFKQALRFDWVG from the coding sequence ATGCTAAAACACAAATGCTTGGACCAATGTATCGCCTGCACGGCCTGTACCGTACAATGCCCGGTAACAGCCGCGGCACGCGAGTTTGCCGGTCCGAAAATGGTTGGGCCGGCTTTGGAAAGATTCCGCCTGTTCGACCAGGACATTGAAATTTCTGCTGATTATTGTACAAACTGCAAAAACTGCGATATAACGTGCCCGTCAAGTGTGCCGGTTTCACTGTTCAGTACGTTGGCCAAAGCCCAGTACCGTCGGCAAAACGGCAAAAGCCTGCGCGACTGGATACTCGTAAACGGCGAAATGTTTGCCCGGTTAGCCAGTCCGGTTGCATCGTTCGCTAATATAACTATGAATAATGCCGTTGTTAGAACGATGTTGAGAGCTGTCGGCATTGCCGACCGTCCGTTGCCCAAGTATGCCGAAAAAAACTTTTACCGTCAATTCGCAGAATTAAAACAGCAACGTTTTCCAGACAAGGTCGTGTTTTTCCCAGGCTGTTACATTGGCTACAATGATCCGCGGGTAGGAATGGATCTGGTAGCAATATTGCAGGCCAGCCGCTATGAAGTTATAGTTCCTGACGTTGTTTGCTGCGGTACCCCTGCCGTTGCTAACGGCTACCTTGAACTGGCGGAAGAAAAGGCAAGGCGCAACCTGCGTGAATTAAGGCGCTGGGCCCGGGAGGGTTGGCCGATTGTCACTTGCTGCACCAGCTGCGGTTTGACGCTGCGGCAGGAATATTGTGAACTGTTTCGGGCAAATGGGGCGGACGAGGTCGCCAGCCAGCACTACGATGCCGGAGAGTTTTTATTGGAAATGCTTGAACAAGGGCGTTTGAATTCTGAGTTTATTCCCCTTGCGGGCAAGTACCTGTATCATGCCCCTTGTCATCTAAGGGCCCAGGGCATCGGCCTTCCCAGTCTGGAGTTGTTGCAGTCTATTCCCGGCTGCGAGGTTAACGTGGCCGATGCTGGTTGTTGTGGCATTGCCGGTAGTTACGGTTTTAAAAAAGATAAATACGATATTGCCATGAAAATCGGCGAGCGCTTGTTCACGAAAATAAAGGACAGCCAGGCAGACATGGTGGTGACGGAATGCGGGACGTGCCGTATTCAGATTGAATATGCTACCGGGGTTAAGGCGGTGCACCCCGTATCGCTGTTTAAACAAGCGCTGCGCTTTGACTGGGTCGGGTAA